From one Paramormyrops kingsleyae isolate MSU_618 chromosome 1, PKINGS_0.4, whole genome shotgun sequence genomic stretch:
- the LOC140592597 gene encoding uncharacterized protein encodes MKVRRKTFRIRLRDRMRDNPMTHWDNQIHHACQVGLQHHQISASALMTLQCSHISRPSPPHQWGTGGAAFKPADMNTLERKLEKRSKKDSEDGAIVRKRIRIAKRPLEDKDDSPTAMATVSGTKDKTAAIQNQGAGILASISSEEHAENSGNELSLVRQELMEIKKFIFTEIPQIKEMLRSSMHLGSPESLPSPSTPVQTEEIVPGPGVYVSRNVWRSACQASSGTSMARILLLGVFDIETLVKSNLRGGESKVSKGGDGERRSALDEVKVRAIMDAVMSKHSVSAGQVGTALNGKMAELRLAMSKKNVN; translated from the exons ATGAAAGTGAGGAGGAAGACATTCAGAATCAGATTGAGGGACAGAATGAGGGACAATCCAATGACTCATTGGGACAACCAGATTCACCATGCATGTCAAGTAGGCCTACAGCACCATCAG ATATCAGCAAGTGCATTGATGACACTCCAGTGCAGCCACATCTCAAGACCTTCCCCACCACACCAATGGGGGACAGGAGGCGCAGCTTTCAAGCCAGCTG ACATGAATACTTTGGAGCGAAAGCTGGAAAAACGGTCAAAGAAAGATTCTGAAGATGGTGCCATAGTGAGAAAGAGAATACGTATCGCCAAACGTCCGTTGGAGGATAAGGATGATTCCCCTACTGCCATGGCCACAGTCAGTGGAACCAAA GACAAAACAGCTGCCATTCAAAATCAAGGGGCGGGAATCTTAGCCTCCATTTCCTCGGAAGAACATGCTGAAAATAGTGGCAACGAACTCTCACTTGTGCGTCAAGAAttgatggaaataaaaaaattcatCTTCACAG AGATACCTCAGATAAAAGAAATGCTTAGAAGCTCCATGCACCTCGGCAGTCCAGAGTCTCTCCCAAGCCCTTCAACCCCTGTTCAAACA GAAGAAATTGTCCCGGGTCCAGGTGTTTACGTATCGCGAAATGTCTGGCGCTCTGCTTGCCAGGCATCCAGTGGGACTTCAATGGCCAGGATTTTGCTGCTTGGGGTGTTCGACATTGAAACACTTGTTAAAAGTAATTTGAGAG GAGGGGAATCCAAGGTCTCTAAGGGGGGAGATGGGGAGAGAAGAAGCGCCCTGGATGAAGTAAAAGTGAGAGCTATAATGG ATGCAGTGATGTCAAAGCATTCTGTTTCTGCGGGACAAGTCGGAACAGCCTTGAATGGCAAAATGGCGGAGCTGAGACTGGCCATGtctaaaaaaaatgtgaattag